A genomic segment from Alistipes senegalensis JC50 encodes:
- the galE gene encoding UDP-glucose 4-epimerase GalE encodes MKKSCVLVSGGAGYIGSHTTVELINAGYDVVIVDNLSNSDMNAVEGVRKITGADIPFVEVDCCDRAAFRKVFEQYEFDSVIHFAASKAVGESVAKPLEYYGNNLTSFMNVIGLMREFGRRNIVFSSSCTVYGEPEKQPVTEQTPRKPATSPYGNTKQMCEDILRDSIAAYPGMKGIALRYFNPIGAHPSALIGELPRGVPQNLVPFITQTAAGLRECLSVFGDDYPTPDGSCIRDYIDVVDLAKAHVAAISRMIDGKEKQPYEIFNIGTGNGVSVLELVHKFEEVNGVKVPHKIAPRRAGDIVAIWADPTLANTELGWKAGRTLDETLRAAWAWEKHVRGIE; translated from the coding sequence ATGAAAAAATCGTGTGTATTGGTCAGCGGCGGCGCGGGGTACATCGGCTCGCACACCACCGTGGAACTCATCAATGCCGGCTATGATGTCGTGATCGTCGATAACCTATCGAACAGCGACATGAACGCCGTCGAGGGCGTGCGCAAGATCACGGGCGCCGACATCCCCTTCGTCGAGGTGGACTGCTGCGACCGCGCGGCTTTCCGCAAGGTCTTCGAGCAGTACGAATTCGATTCGGTGATCCACTTCGCGGCGTCGAAAGCCGTGGGCGAATCGGTCGCCAAGCCGCTCGAATACTACGGCAACAACCTCACGTCGTTTATGAACGTCATCGGCCTGATGCGCGAATTCGGACGCCGGAACATCGTCTTCTCGTCGTCGTGCACCGTCTACGGCGAGCCCGAGAAGCAGCCCGTGACCGAACAGACGCCCCGCAAGCCGGCCACCTCGCCCTACGGCAACACCAAGCAGATGTGCGAAGACATCCTGCGCGACTCGATCGCCGCCTATCCCGGGATGAAGGGCATCGCCCTGCGCTATTTCAACCCCATCGGGGCTCACCCCTCGGCGCTGATCGGCGAACTGCCGCGCGGCGTGCCGCAGAACCTCGTGCCGTTCATCACGCAGACCGCCGCCGGGCTGCGCGAATGCCTCTCGGTCTTCGGCGACGACTATCCGACGCCCGACGGTTCGTGCATCCGCGACTACATCGACGTCGTGGACTTGGCCAAAGCCCACGTGGCAGCCATCAGCCGCATGATCGACGGCAAGGAGAAACAGCCCTACGAGATCTTCAACATCGGCACCGGCAACGGCGTTTCGGTACTGGAGCTGGTGCACAAATTCGAGGAGGTCAACGGCGTGAAGGTTCCCCACAAGATCGCTCCGCGGCGTGCGGGCGACATCGTCGCCATCTGGGCCGACCCCACGCTTGCGAACACCGAGTTGGGTTGGAAGGCCGGCCGGACGCTCGACGAGACGCTCCGCGCCGCCTGGGCCTGGGAGAAACACGTGCGCGGCATCGAATAG